In Helianthus annuus cultivar XRQ/B chromosome 3, HanXRQr2.0-SUNRISE, whole genome shotgun sequence, a single window of DNA contains:
- the LOC110931886 gene encoding uncharacterized mitochondrial protein AtMg00810-like, producing the protein MDILEDSGMLGTRPSSFPVEQNFKIDQCLESPKTDAKQYRRLMGRLLYLRATRPDIAYSVNVLSQFVYDPRVDHMDAASRILRYLKSTPGQGIFILKHGGFDLAAYCDADWLGCQLTRRSRTSYLLLLGGAPVSWKTKK; encoded by the coding sequence ATGGATATTCTTGAAGACAGCGGGATGCTTGGGACTCGTCCTAGTTCGTTTCCCGTGGAGCAAAATTTCAAGATAGATCAGTGTCTTGAAAGCCCCAAAACAGACGCAAAACAATATCGTAGGTTGATGGGTCGGTTGTTGTACTTAAGGGCAACTCGGCCTGACATTGCGTATTCGGTAAATGTTCTTAGCCAATTCGTTTATGATCCACGAGTCGATCATATGGATGCAGCTAGTCGAATTTTGCGCTATTTGAAGTCTACTCCCGGTCAAGGCATTTTTATTCTAAAGCATGGTGGTTTTGATCTTGCAGCATATTGTGATGCTGATTGGTTAGGATGTCAGTTGACGAGGCGTTCCCGAACTAGTTATCTTCTCTTGTTGGGGGGAGCTCCAGTTTCATGGAAAACTAAGAAGTAG
- the LOC110929449 gene encoding protein SOB FIVE-LIKE 6, producing the protein MEPLFHDSEESSSGCESGWTLYLEHSCKDAFVAPEHDEEHEEHDDDDMSMVSDASSGPPHFQEHQEQDEDEYNNDDEDNIDGGFCDPTMAFGCRKRRKILKQTSFYSHRHLQDPLASLDDTASSPFFSFCNKDLKVCTKGSLMDDDTSFDYSQGHSTTYFEMV; encoded by the exons ATGGAACCACTTTTTCATGATTCAGAAGAATCAAGTAGTGGGTGTGAATCTGGTTGGACCCTATACTTAGAACACTCGTGTAAAGATGCTTTTGTTGCACCTGAACAcgatgaagaacacgaagaacatgACGACGATGATATGTCCATGGTTTCGGATGCATCATCGGGTCCACCACATtttcaagaacatcaagaacaagatgaagatgaatacAACAATGACGATGAGGACAACATTGATGGTGGTTTTTGCGATCCTACGATGGCGTTTGGTTGTAGGAAAAGGCGAAAGATTCTTAAACAAACGAGTTTCTATAGCCATAGACACTTGCAAGATCCGCTTGCTTCTCTTGATGACACTGCTAGTTCTCCATTTTTCAGCTTTTGCAAT AAGGATCTAAAAGTGTGCACCAAAGGGAGTTTAATGGATGATGATACCAGTTTTGATTATTCACAAGGCCATTCCACAACCTATTTTGAG ATGGTTTGA